One stretch of Danio rerio strain Tuebingen ecotype United States chromosome 6, GRCz12tu, whole genome shotgun sequence DNA includes these proteins:
- the mst1ra gene encoding macrophage-stimulating protein receptor isoform X4, with translation MQVDPERSALETEIALLKGYCASVSSDGTSIVCRSEGVKDTLEVDVKVVIDGSTISSTKTFSYRVNPEVTGVNPNCGFRRGSKIIITGQNLDSVSQAVIKYKGGYKDPVETVCSGQGNPTQMECMSPVCEESTGILSVDLDGAKDLQSQTFTCHANGEPIPFETEDRVLELSPGQDEVSLHHKKLALVSGCMEIIMTVNGVDCNAKVLDNEITCRIPKNLTIPRQGAPVKVLVNREEHDIGMVVMKNSNLIVGVVLGILAAVGVGAAIVYVAMAQERKKKKAALVEVRLSMHSNRTTAENYDRSPDGDYRRGLSVSPFHGSGTTFTSLPYAGSMDSAAAPLMRRQVSMSALRPDLLEEVKNVLISPDKIKIQHEQIIGKGHFGTVYHGYLTDSDNKETHCAVKSLNRITDLEEVEQFLREGLFMKAFHHSHVLSLLGIVLPSDGLPLVILPYMKHGDLRHFIRSPERSPTVKDLIGFGLQVAKGMEYLANKKFVHRDLAARNCMLDESFTVKVADFGMARDVYDKEYYSIQDSKKAKLPVKWMALESLQTQKFTTKSDVWSYGVLMWELLTRGASPYPDVDPYDITPYLMQGRRLPQPQYCFDSLWSVLMQCWHPEPEKRPGFTTLVQAVQDIHSSLDGEHYINLQITYVNLDQPRPYPSLCPATPAHSDQSST, from the exons ATGCAGGTGGATCCAGAACGATCAGCCTTGGAGACAGAAATTGCCCTGTTGAAAGGTTATTGTGCCAG CGTCTCCAGTGATGGGACTTCTATTGTTTGCCGGTCTGAAGGTGTGAAGGATACTTTAGAAGTGGATGTGAAGGTTGTAATTGATGGATCGACTATTTCCTCCACAAAAACATTCAGCTACAGGGTGAATCCCGAGGTGACGGGTGTAAACCCCAACTGTGGTTTTAGAAG AGGATCAAAAATTATCATCACCGGGCAGAATTTGGACTCTGTTTCCCAAGCCGTCATTAAATACAAAGGCGGCTACAAAGACCCTGTGGAAACC GTGTGTTCTGGTCAAGGAAACCCCACGCAGATGGAGTGTATGAGCCCTGTATGTGAGGAGTCAACAGGAATCCTCTCTGTAGATCTGGATGGAGCCAAAGATCTCCAGTCTCAGACTTTTACATGCCATGCTAATGGAGAACCCATCCCATTTGAAACAGAGGACCGAGTGCTGGAGCTCAGCCCAGGCCAGGATGAAGTCTCTCTGCAC CACAAGAAACTGGCTCTGGTGTCGGGCTGCATGGAAATCATCATGACAGTTAATGGCGTGGATTGCAATGCTAAAGTTCTGGACAATGAGATCACTTGCAGGATCCCCAAAAATCTGACTATCCCCCGCCAAGGGGCACCAGTCAAG GTGTTAGTGAATAGAGAAGAGCATGACATCGGTATGGTTGTAATGAAGAACAGCAACTTAATTGTGGGCGTGGTGCTGGGCATCTTAGCTGCAGTTGGTGTAGGAGCAGCTATTGTCTATGTTGCGATGGCTCAAGAGCGAAAGAAAAAGAAAG CTGCACTTGTTGAGGTTCGACTGTCCATGCATTCAAATCGCACCACAGCAGAGAATTACGACAGATCACCTGATGGCGACTACAGAAGGG GTCTGTCAGTTTCTCCATTTCATGGCTCGGGCACCACATTCACCAGTCTGCCGTATGCCGGCTCTATGGACTCTGCAGCAGCTCCTCTGATGCGCCGTCAGGTCTCCATGTCTGCTCTCCGGCCAGATCTGCTGGAGGAGGTCAAGAATGTTTTAATCTCACCCGATAAGATCAAAATCCAGCATGAACAAATCATTGGCAAAG GTCATTTTGGGACAGTGTATCATGGATATCTTACTGATAGTGATAACAAAGAGACCCACTGTGCAGTCAAATCACTGAATA GGATCACCGATCTGGAGGAGGTGGAGCAGTTTTTAAGAGAGGGACTCTTTATGAAGGCCTTCCACCATTCTCACGTCCTGTCACTTTTGGGCATTGTGCTTCCCAGCGATGGACTTCCTCTGGTTATCCTGCCGTATATGAAACACGGTGATCTCCGGCATTTCATCCGCTCTCCAGAAAGG AGTCCCACAGTGAAGGATCTGATTGGCTTCGGGCTTCAAGTAGCCAAAGGAATGGAGTATCTTGCAAACAAGAAGTTTGTGCACAGAGATCTTGCTGCACGCAACTGCAT GCTGGACGAGTCATTTACAGTGAAGGTGGCTGACTTTGGCATGGCACGTGATGTCTATGATAAGGAATACTACAGCATCCAGGACAGCAAGAAAGCGAAGCTGCCAGTCAAATGGATGGCTTTAGAAAGCCTGCAGACACAGAAATTCACCACCAAATCAGATGTG TGGTCTTATGGAGTGTTGATGTGGGAGTTGTTGACGAGAGGAGCCAGTCCATATCCTGATGTGGACCCTTATGACATCACGCCTTATTTGATGCAAGGCCGTCGACTACCACAACCGCAGTATTGCTTTGATTCCCT CTGGTCAGTTCTGATGCAGTGCTGGCATCCTGAGCCCGAGAAGAGGCCGGGTTTCACTACACTCGTGCAGGCCGTTCAGGACATCCATTCCAGCCTGGACGGGGAGCATTACATCAACCTCCAGATCACCTATGTGAATCTAGACCAGCCTCGACCGTACCCGTCACTGTGTCCTGCTACACCCGCACACTCAGACCAGTCCTCCACCTGA
- the mst1ra gene encoding macrophage-stimulating protein receptor isoform X3, with amino-acid sequence MQVDPERSALETEIALLKGYCASVSSDGTSIVCRSEGVKDTLEVDVKVVIDGSTISSTKTFSYRVNPEVTGVNPNCGFRRGSKIIITGQNLDSVSQAVIKYKGGYKDPVETVCSGQGNPTQMECMSPVCEESTGILSVDLDGAKDLQSQTFTCHANGEPIPFETEDRVLELSPGQDEVSLHHKKLALVSGCMEIIMTVNGVDCNAKVLDNEITCRIPKNLTIPRQGAPVKVLVNREEHDIGMVVMKNSNLIVGVVLGILAAVGVGAAIVYVAMAQERKKKKAALVEVRLSMHSNRTTAENYDRSPDGDYRRETVRPAGLSVSPFHGSGTTFTSLPYAGSMDSAAAPLMRRQVSMSALRPDLLEEVKNVLISPDKIKIQHEQIIGKGHFGTVYHGYLTDSDNKETHCAVKSLNRITDLEEVEQFLREGLFMKAFHHSHVLSLLGIVLPSDGLPLVILPYMKHGDLRHFIRSPERSPTVKDLIGFGLQVAKGMEYLANKKFVHRDLAARNCMLDESFTVKVADFGMARDVYDKEYYSIQDSKKAKLPVKWMALESLQTQKFTTKSDVWSYGVLMWELLTRGASPYPDVDPYDITPYLMQGRRLPQPQYCFDSLWSVLMQCWHPEPEKRPGFTTLVQAVQDIHSSLDGEHYINLQITYVNLDQPRPYPSLCPATPAHSDQSST; translated from the exons ATGCAGGTGGATCCAGAACGATCAGCCTTGGAGACAGAAATTGCCCTGTTGAAAGGTTATTGTGCCAG CGTCTCCAGTGATGGGACTTCTATTGTTTGCCGGTCTGAAGGTGTGAAGGATACTTTAGAAGTGGATGTGAAGGTTGTAATTGATGGATCGACTATTTCCTCCACAAAAACATTCAGCTACAGGGTGAATCCCGAGGTGACGGGTGTAAACCCCAACTGTGGTTTTAGAAG AGGATCAAAAATTATCATCACCGGGCAGAATTTGGACTCTGTTTCCCAAGCCGTCATTAAATACAAAGGCGGCTACAAAGACCCTGTGGAAACC GTGTGTTCTGGTCAAGGAAACCCCACGCAGATGGAGTGTATGAGCCCTGTATGTGAGGAGTCAACAGGAATCCTCTCTGTAGATCTGGATGGAGCCAAAGATCTCCAGTCTCAGACTTTTACATGCCATGCTAATGGAGAACCCATCCCATTTGAAACAGAGGACCGAGTGCTGGAGCTCAGCCCAGGCCAGGATGAAGTCTCTCTGCAC CACAAGAAACTGGCTCTGGTGTCGGGCTGCATGGAAATCATCATGACAGTTAATGGCGTGGATTGCAATGCTAAAGTTCTGGACAATGAGATCACTTGCAGGATCCCCAAAAATCTGACTATCCCCCGCCAAGGGGCACCAGTCAAG GTGTTAGTGAATAGAGAAGAGCATGACATCGGTATGGTTGTAATGAAGAACAGCAACTTAATTGTGGGCGTGGTGCTGGGCATCTTAGCTGCAGTTGGTGTAGGAGCAGCTATTGTCTATGTTGCGATGGCTCAAGAGCGAAAGAAAAAGAAAG CTGCACTTGTTGAGGTTCGACTGTCCATGCATTCAAATCGCACCACAGCAGAGAATTACGACAGATCACCTGATGGCGACTACAGAAGGG AAACTGTTCGTCCTGCAGGTCTGTCAGTTTCTCCATTTCATGGCTCGGGCACCACATTCACCAGTCTGCCGTATGCCGGCTCTATGGACTCTGCAGCAGCTCCTCTGATGCGCCGTCAGGTCTCCATGTCTGCTCTCCGGCCAGATCTGCTGGAGGAGGTCAAGAATGTTTTAATCTCACCCGATAAGATCAAAATCCAGCATGAACAAATCATTGGCAAAG GTCATTTTGGGACAGTGTATCATGGATATCTTACTGATAGTGATAACAAAGAGACCCACTGTGCAGTCAAATCACTGAATA GGATCACCGATCTGGAGGAGGTGGAGCAGTTTTTAAGAGAGGGACTCTTTATGAAGGCCTTCCACCATTCTCACGTCCTGTCACTTTTGGGCATTGTGCTTCCCAGCGATGGACTTCCTCTGGTTATCCTGCCGTATATGAAACACGGTGATCTCCGGCATTTCATCCGCTCTCCAGAAAGG AGTCCCACAGTGAAGGATCTGATTGGCTTCGGGCTTCAAGTAGCCAAAGGAATGGAGTATCTTGCAAACAAGAAGTTTGTGCACAGAGATCTTGCTGCACGCAACTGCAT GCTGGACGAGTCATTTACAGTGAAGGTGGCTGACTTTGGCATGGCACGTGATGTCTATGATAAGGAATACTACAGCATCCAGGACAGCAAGAAAGCGAAGCTGCCAGTCAAATGGATGGCTTTAGAAAGCCTGCAGACACAGAAATTCACCACCAAATCAGATGTG TGGTCTTATGGAGTGTTGATGTGGGAGTTGTTGACGAGAGGAGCCAGTCCATATCCTGATGTGGACCCTTATGACATCACGCCTTATTTGATGCAAGGCCGTCGACTACCACAACCGCAGTATTGCTTTGATTCCCT CTGGTCAGTTCTGATGCAGTGCTGGCATCCTGAGCCCGAGAAGAGGCCGGGTTTCACTACACTCGTGCAGGCCGTTCAGGACATCCATTCCAGCCTGGACGGGGAGCATTACATCAACCTCCAGATCACCTATGTGAATCTAGACCAGCCTCGACCGTACCCGTCACTGTGTCCTGCTACACCCGCACACTCAGACCAGTCCTCCACCTGA